The DNA sequence cgcgggtgCGCGTTAGCACGCGCGCGTGTCCGCATAGAGGTGCcgttgtgcatgcccaccctggatctcatttgtctctggctaaggttccatgcatgcacattggcattagcagaatgaggattggcagctgctgcacggagacgggtgcttgctgtgtgagttctctgacaataacattccacctctgtgcttggctgtagggatggtgttcttagggttatagtcagcatttttcttcctccaaacacaacgagtcgagttaatgccaaatagCTCAATTTTGACCTcacctgaccacaacactttttctcaatccttctctgaatcatttagatgttcattggcaaacttcagatgggcctgtacctTCTTGAGGaaagggaccttgcgggcgctgcaggatttcaatccatggcggcatattgtgttaccaatagtttgttTGATGACTgcggtcccaactgccttgagatcattcacaagctcctcccgtgtagttctgggatgaTCCTTCACTTTTcacatgatcatccttaccccatgaggcgaaatcttgcatggagctccagaccgagggcaattgatgatattttgtatttcttccatttgcaaataatcgctcctacagttgtctccttctcaccaagcttcttgctgatggtcttgtagcccattccagccttgtgcaggtctacaatcttgtccctgaggtCCTTTGGCAGCTCTTTGGTGTTGCCCATGATGGTTAGGTTTGAATGAAAGAAAGTgattctgtgaacaggtgtcttttatacccaTAATGATTTGTCGtttggagcaccttcttaaattgaaagGATCAATCTGTGTACCAcaggagcacatactgtagccagtttgtgggagccagaattattgtcgATTAGTAGGGGATcacatacttattttactcactgaactgcaactcaatgtataacatttgtatcatgtgttttttctggacttttggttgatattctgtctctatcatttaaaatacacctatgataaaatataaagacccttaatttctttgtaaatgggcaaacttacaaaatctgcaaggggtcaaataattattttccccactacaggttgttccaaacatcttggagaactaaccacagatcttttgtggttgtaggctgcctcaaatccttctgtctcttcatgtcatcccagacagactccatcaTGTtgtgatcagggctctgtgggggctaaaCCATTACTTTCAGGAACCCCTGGTCTTtcttacactgaagatagttcctaaagtggagcttcacccaaaagtggaagctctgcttgttcgcacCCCCCACCCTCACTGCCACATTTCCTAGAGAGATCACCGCACGGCAATCTACGTCATTTCCggaccctccccccctcctacctgctgggacacacaaaggtcccagaagatgacgggaccattcagaaagcgcatgggcagtaggaaacaggctgtgaagccgcaaggcttcacttcctgtttcccttactacagatgccagcgcctgcacctgaAACCGATTGACGAATTGGCTAGGGGTGcagacattgcgggatccctggacaggtaagtgcctttgTATTAagaatcagcagctacagtatttatagctgctgacttttatttatttatttatttattttatagaatggaactcctctttaatgacattggctgtatgtttgaatttgttgttctgctgcagaataaatttgtggccaatcacacgccttcctgatggtatggcatgatggataattatctgcctgtatttctcagcattgacgactttattgatcctgaccaaatctccaactctatttgcagaaatgtagccccagacctgcaaggaacctccaccatgcttcactgttgcctgcagacactcattattgtaccgctctccagcccttcaccaacaaactgcctcctgctacagtcaaATTTTGACTAATCAGTTCAGagaacctgctgccatttttcattTCCTAAGTTTTTGGCAttggacatggaaacaaggctaagcgatttGACTATGCACAAGAACATAGGAactgaggtgcagaaaaatggcagcaggtgctctgggctgatgagtcaaaatttgaaatatttggttgtAGCAATTTAATTCTGCCTGATTTGAGGTCAGTAGCCATTTTGCTGttgtaagctgtttttttttttttttttgttctttgcagCAAGGCTTTCCTTAAATTAATACTGTAAATAGTGTTTTTTTTGGAGGGTGGtattttatgtttaatttgtatTTGTTTACAAATTTTCACATATGAAAACAGCACAAAGCAATATCAGAAACATAGGGATTAATCATAAGGTTTGTAATAGCCTATCTAGTGGAGGGTGGTATTTAATGgttttatacctttgtctttagtTTTGTGTTgatagggtctttttttttttgcagcttgtcTCTCCACTCTccacatttagagccctttcacaccgggctgcccgcagcgtcagcggtaaaacgccgctatttttagcggcgttttaccgtcggattagcggcgcattttggccgctagcggggcagttttacccccttcTAGTggcccagaaagggttaaaaccgcccacaatgcgccgcaatggcggcgttttgctggcggtatcccagtgctgccccattgacaCTGCTcctaagaagctgctggcaggactttttttcccatcctgccagcgcagcgctccggtgtgaaagccctcgggctttcacactgcagacaatgctgcagctgtttgagggccgATTACAGGCGCTATGTTTAACGCTATAGCGCTTGCAAAACGCCCTTGTTTTACTGCAGTGCAACTGTGCTACCAGTGCTTAACCACTCTGACAGTTGTCCGTTTCCAGCTGCAGtaggggggcagtgtggtgcacatCAAGTgactcccttttcttttcttttttttttttgttttgcacaaactttatttgaagtgtacaaaacatacAATTCATTCATGTTGCTGTATAGCAGTGCGATGCGCTGCTCTGCTGTACAGTACCATGTGATTTGGTACGTTGCACTGTGATAAAATGCACCAAGTCTGCATTTTATTGTAGCATGCTGCAATGCAGCcctaggctgcattgcagtgtgaataggacacataggaaagaattgtttcctgtgtgttcttgcagtgacagacattttacaatgcagtaaaatgactgtcaccgcacatagtgtgaattaGACCTAAAACTGGTGTCTCTGTATATAGGCTTGTTTAtgctgcctttaaccacttcagctccggaaggttttacccacttcctgaccaggccattttttgcgatgcggcactccgttattttaactgacaattgtgtgatcgtgcgatgatgtacccaaataaaattgatgtcctttttttccccgcaaatagagctttcttttgatggtatttgattacctctgggatttttattttttgcgctataaacaaaaatagaccaacaatatttcttactttctgcaataaaacagtaccaataaacattttttaaaaatcaaatttcttcatcaatttaggccaataagtattctgctacatatttttggtaaaaaaaatcccaataagtgtatattgattggtttgcataaaagtgacactttttgggcaccagtgacaccaatactatgatcagtgctaaaaaaaagtcctgtcacagtataaatgacactggtaggaaaggggttaacaccaggggcgatcgatcaaggggttaagtgtgtccctgggaggtgctttcttatgccccgtacacacggtcggactttgttcggacattccgacaacaaaatcctaggattttttcctatggatgttggctcaaacttgtcttgcatacacacggtcacacaaagttgtcggaaaatccgatcgttctaaacgaggtggcgtaaaacacgtacgtcgggactataaacggggcagtggccaataactttcatctctttatttattcggagcatgcgtggcactttgtccgtcggatttgtgtacacacgatcggaaattccgacaacggattttgttgtcggaaaattttatatcctgctctcaaactttgtgtgtcggaaaatccaatggaaaatgtgtgatggagcctacacacggtcggaatttccgacaacaaggtcctatcacacattttctgtcgaaaaatccgaccgtgtgtacggggcataactgtgtgggggatagatacacaggaggaaaagagagagagctcAGCTGAAACACAAAAcctctcttttgctccctgacagatcagcagtttgccttgtttacatagacacacCGCTGCTCCGTCTCTCCACAGACCAATCAGTGGATCGTGGTAGCCATCACACCCACTGGACACGCTGATTGGCCGCTCCGACAGCCCATGCACAAAATCTcctacaggtacatgattttgcgcagcctggccgccctgccgcagtatatatgcggtgggcggccTGGAAGCGGTTAAACTGTAGAGCCACTGGGCAATTTTGTTGTCAATTATACCTaaaggagatagatagatagacaaacccaattgggacaggggcttttggaggggactaggggctagccttctacccactgattatggcccatggaggagaccggggattttgtctgcttctcctaGTCAGTGCATGGAAAaaagctcagttcagcctctgatcctaTGGACAGAGCAGTTCATTCTCTAATGATGGTCAACAACAAGCTGAGAGTGAAGcctggattaattctctgaataaagacaaaaagacttcCCTTCGGAGTATATGGAAAGGTGtgatattaatcttgtacaggttaatggtcagaggaaatatggtggcacccctgcagactgggttggagaagctcctccacttgggacagaaatatttatcaacaatatccctcaagaaatctatgaagataaattaattacactttttcagactgctggaacactGTAGGAGTTTTGTCTTATGATGACTTGTGTAGTGGACAAATTACACAAgggaaagctggttaatgagatttggacagccctgggtcttctttctGGGCAACTGGTGCCAAACTATCTGGGTGGGCAATAACCTGAGTCACTTAGGCTTTTCTAGGTAACTAGTTGTTAATTAGTTTACTATTAATTATTTCACTGTTAGTTGTTACTTGCTAACAGCTGATTAGCTTATTGTTTATGTTTATtgtatgttagctgttcattagatgcaCTGTTAGATGTACTGAGGATATTACtgttaaagtttgcattgtttaggatgtGATCAAGCTCTggtctgattttgtgtggtataaattctgggTGAGTTTTGAATAAACAGTTCTATCTTGTACCTAAGCTTGTGTGATCTaattcttgggtgcaatgctcagctataatacctggttcctggttccagagtggatgAAGCTGTGTCCTGGCAGAGGCACCCAGGTGGGGTGCCAGGCGGTCCgtcacagatagatagatagatagatagatagatagatagatagatagatagatagatagatagatagatagatagatagatcaaatcTCCCAGAGACACAATAAAAACATGACATGCATAACTCTTAACTTTGTGAGATGGAAAAGAGGGACACGGTATGGCATACCTCCAGTAACATGGACCATGAGGTTTAATGAGCAAAAATCATTGGTTTATTCCAATTTTTATTACTACTTTTCCATTATTTAGGCTTTTCAAAATAATCAACAGAATCATTTTAAAGTTAGATAAAAAGTTTTTTTGCAATAAACCACTTCTGATAGTGAAATAATAGATATTTTAGAGAGATCTTTTCATCGGGCTAAAAAGAGGTACAAATgcagaagaaagagggacagagtaaTTTGATTCCAAAAAAAGGTCAATCCCTGCAAACGAGGCCCAGTTGGGAGGTTTGATGATAGGGGTTCTAATCTTTCTCtatactttaagtacattttcttaACTGTCAATGTATAATATATGGTTAGTAGAAAAAGCTGATAATGCATGTGGTTTCAAGTCCTGAGAGTGGATGAATTTCACTCCTTAAGTTTGAAAAGGTTAGCTGAATGTTACTGCTTGTGAAGTGTGATATGATGTCCCGCTACATCACAGTAACTGCGCAGAAGCGTATTACTATTGATTATCTTGTGAGTGCTAAGATTGGTGGAGGTGCACGTGTGTGACGAATCATTTCGGGGCACAGACGGTGGTGTTTACCTCTTGTTTGCTTTTTTCACTTTCTGGTAAGCACATAGACTTATCATATATATTGTTTGAGGATTTCATTGAAGATATACTTAGAGTTCTGTTTTCACTTGGGCACATGTTTTTTTCTTGCAATTCCCAGCAACACCCTTTTAACATTCTTGTATCCCAAGCTGTAGATGAGTGGGTTCAGCACTTGATTCACAACACTATAGAAGAAGGTGGCCTTTTAATCCTGGTTGGCCACATGAGTGTCTCTTGGTCTCATGTACATGAAAATGACCGTACCATAAAATAAGGTGACCATAATGTGTAAAAAAGATTTTAGGGCCATAGATGTACTAATTATTAAATGTTGACCTTGTTAAAAATAcagagctgtcctgtgtcctctgatcTCTACTTGTGTAATCCTAAGGAGTGTATTTAGTCCAGTTCTTATCTAGGTCCTACAACTCCGTTAGCGCCTATCTTAGATAAAGACAGTGGTGTGGCTTGAGTCGTTCAGCAAAAGATAATGGTCATGGCTGATTCTCCACGGCCCACAAAAAAGCTGTGTGTTGTTAGCCCACAATAGGAAATTAAGAGTCGAGTGCATTTCTGGCAAATCATCAGGTATTTTTCCATACTGGCAGAGTctctaaagggataaaacatggcaAGTATGCATGTGTTGTAGAGTTGTAGTATGTCTACTGCAtaaatgtattgcagagatgtacccTGTGTTAATGTTCCTATCATGGCACATGCTTTTTTCTCACAATCCCCAGCAAAGCCCCTTTAACTTCCTTGTTTCTTAAGGTATAGATAAGTGGGTTCAGCACTGGAGTCACAACACTATAGAACACGGTGGCCATTTTGTCCTGGTGGGCTACATGAGTGTCTCCAGGTCTCATGTACATAAAAGTGATTGTACCATAGAATAAAGTGACTACCATCATGTGTGAAGCACAAGTGGAGAAAGCCTTCTTTCGCCCCGTGGATGTAGTGATTTTAACAATATTGGAAATAATGTAGCCGTATGTTATAAGAATGAGGAAAAATGGGCCCATGACCACCAACATAGCACAGAAGAAAATAATGGTCCTATTAAGAGAAGCATCTGTGCAGGATAGCTCTAGAACAGATGGTATCTCACAAAAGAAATGGTTAATGACATTTGGGCCACAGAATGACAATCGCAATGCAAAGAACATGTTTATTAATGAGTTTAGAAAGCCTGTGATCCAACAACCACTTGCCATTTTAATGCATAAACATGGATGCATAATGGTGGTATAGTGTAATGGTCTACATATAGCCACATAGCGATCATAAGCCATTGCTAAGAGAAGGCAGCACTCGGAACCACCTAAACACATGTAAACAACCATTTGGGTGAAACAAGCGCCAAATGATATACCATTCTTCGGTGATAAAATGTTTATAAGCATTTTGGGAACTACGCTGGTGGTGAAAGAAAGGTCCAAAAATGATAAGTTACTTAAGAAGAAATACATTGGTGTATTGAGACGGAGGCTTATCCTGCTGATAAAAATAATAAGGATATTACCCAGAAGGGAAACAATATAAACGATAAGAATCATTACAAATAGAACAATCTGCAAGTCCGGTTTGCTTGTCAGCCCCAGAAGAATGAATTCTTCGACTTTCGTGTAATTCCATGTCATTATTCCCAATTAGATGTCCTGCAGATAGAATTTTATAGTGGAAATGTCATGATAAAAACTGTACATTCATGAAAAAATTGTGGTAAGTCCCTTTCATAGTAAGAGTCCACCTGACACTGCTTTCTCCAGTGGTTCAAGCTTAGGGCAGCTTTACAAGTCCAAAAAGTTTTTAGTGTGTTACAGTGAATAAAGCTGAGGCGTAGGTGTGATAGTGTATAGTAAAGGGTCAAATGATTATGCATCATGAGAGGCAGAGTAAAGGGTTAATGTACAGTGTATACAGAATAtataggggaagatttactaaacctggtgcgcacagaatctggtgcagctctgcatagaaaccaatcagcttccaggtttttattgtcaaagcttaaccgcttcctgaccgcctcacacagatatactgcggcagaagggcacgtacaggcagattaatgtacctgtacattgccctttaaccacttgccgactgccgcatgtacatatacggggagttgcttatgtaaacaagcatctccccgttctgcctagtgacactgtcactgatcaccgctccctgtgatcgggagtggtgatcagtgacgtgtcactcgtagtcacgccccctaacagttataatcactccctaggacacacttaaccccttcctagccagctagtggttaactccttcactgccagtgtcatttttacagtaatcagtgtaattttatagcactgattgctgtaaaaatgacaatggtcctaaaaatgtgtcaaaattgtccgatgtgtccgccataatgtcacagtcatgataaaaatcgcagatcgccaccattactataaaaaaaaaatattaataaaaatgtcataaaactaacccctattttgtagatgctataacttttgcgcaaaccaatcaataaacgcttattgcgattttttttattattatattttaccaaaaatatgtagaagaatacgtatcggcctaaactgaggaaaaaaactgtttttttatatatatatattttggtgatatttattatagcaaaaagtaaaaaataatgcgtttttttcaaaattgtcgctctatttttgtttatagcgcaaaaaataaaaaccgcagaggtgattaaataccaccaaaagaaatctctatttgtgggaaaaaaaggacgtcaattttgtttggaagccacttcgcacgaccgcgcaattgtcagttaaagcgatgcagtgccgaatcgcaaaaagtgctctggtctttggccagccaaatggtccagggcttaagtggttaatcggagaagctgaagttagaagctgatttggtagaagcagttttggtaaatctcccccataattTTCCATTGGTGCCAAGAAAGCCGATCACAATACAATGATTTGTAAGCCTCTGAAAATTGGCATAGATATTTTTAGGCATACACTTTCCACACCAATATGTGTTTTGGTACTGACAATATATTCTAGTTAACACAGATGTTTTATGTTGAAAAGAAAATCAAGCCCAAGCCTTACATCAAATCTTATTTTAATCCCTAACCCGTTGTTGACTATGTAGCCAACAGCGTTCCAGCCATATGTAGCCAAATGCATTagggtgcaccccaaagctcaaatacatgtatgggtgtgtgcatatatatatatttatatatatatatatctatatatagatatatatagatatatatagatctatatatatctatatatatatatatagatatatatagatctatatatatagatatatatatatctatatacatctatctatatatatatctatatatatatagatatatatatatagatctatatatatatagatatatatatagatctatatatatatatgtgtgtatacatacacacaccctcttataaataaaagtaaacaaacattttaaaatgtattaaaacatagacagtgtcattaggacagtggatggtgtcagtagttttttttgtatatttttttaaattataattttttttatatctatacataaatgtttCACCTTTCATTGATAATTTTCTTGATCAAATATTTTATTAAGGTTACAAGAAAAGAATCACATACATTAAACGGCAACAAAGTAACACTGTGTATGCTTGTCCAACGTACAAGGATCAAAAGTATAGATCTCAAATCAGTGCAACTGGTTGTTGAGGTACAATGGGATATATATGTACAATAAACCTTTTAGGTTATATATGAGGGTAACACAATGAGTTATAGTCCATAAATCATTGGCTTAAACTGTATAACTGTGAAAAAAACGGAAGGCCTAAGAAAGATCATTCGTATtacctttttaatttatttttgacactttttaaaaatgatgttttacaatattattttttatttttttacattttataggaGCCCCaatagggggctttggtgaaatatcgggggtctaaacagacccatgtaatctcatttttgagacagagaaacggactaaggacagagattccccagtccctttctctgcagtctcagctgcactggacagtgaatgaatgggagatgctctgtgctgagcagcttcctgttcattcacaaactgaagcatagtaaaaaaattgtttactatgcatcagttatgaatgaacacagtgggagATAGGTATATATCACCCACTGtaataaaacagaaaaagaagaggctggtaaattacatatttaccggcctcttccccctGTATCATTCCTGACATGGGAGGGCACGAAGGGGGGGACCAGGCAGCAAGGGGAATCTGCGTTGCAtggggtgattaaggtgtgcccaggcctatggttctagcaaccagtgacactgtGTGGTCCAGGGGCTGAAAATGCATTGAGGATGGAGCATGCATGCAATAAATTCATGTACTTGTTTCCGACAGGTACATAACCCAGATGCAGGACCGACATTTGTCTAGAACACTATGAATTATTTGTCTGCAAAAAATGTCTATGAATTCCAGGAAGAATTTTTTATTGcgtacatttgcaaatacatgtaaaGCCATAAATGCTgcatctcctcctctccatctCCACCTCTACAAGGTGTGGTCAATGCCTCTCCCATAATATTTTTATGTGTTAAAAAGTTGGATAAGATTCATAAAAGCATGAAAAATCAGGTGGAAAgcttttttctgcattttcacGCAAAAGAAATCCTGTAAAAGCGCCTGTGGGTGAATTAGCACTCCTCTCCATTTTTTGTTAGCAGCATGAACTCCTTCTGCCAGGAACCAACCAGCATTATATTGACGATATCCTATTCCATGCCTAGATGCAGGTTAGTACTCACAGTTGAAGGgtctctcacctggctgcagatctcTTGCCTAGCTATCTCTACCTCATTAGGTGTGGCCACTCTAAGCTTCTAAGAGAGGGAAGCAGAGCAATTTATACTCCCTGGGTGTGTCCAGGAATGGAAGGAGTTGTGTAAAGTGAAGGTAAAAGGGGTTTGCGCCTGCATCTAGGCATGGCATAGGATATCGTCAATATCATCAATATAATGCTGGTTGGTTCCTGAGAGAAGGAATTCATGCTGCTAACA is a window from the Aquarana catesbeiana isolate 2022-GZ linkage group LG03, ASM4218655v1, whole genome shotgun sequence genome containing:
- the LOC141134438 gene encoding putative olfactory receptor 2B8 translates to MTWNYTKVEEFILLGLTSKPDLQIVLFVMILIVYIVSLLGNILIIFISRISLRLNTPMYFFLSNLSFLDLSFTTSVVPKMLINILSPKNGISFGACFTQMVVYMCLGGSECCLLLAMAYDRYVAICRPLHYTTIMHPCLCIKMASGCWITGFLNSLINMFFALRLSFCGPNVINHFFCEIPSVLELSCTDASLNRTIIFFCAMLVVMGPFFLILITYGYIISNIVKITTSTGRKKAFSTCASHMMVVTLFYGTITFMYMRPGDTHVAHQDKMATVFYSVVTPVLNPLIYTLRNKEVKGALLGIVRKKHVP